A region of Candidatus Protochlamydia phocaeensis DNA encodes the following proteins:
- a CDS encoding DUF502 domain-containing protein, translated as MKKYFITGLVILLPVALTIAIVVFLFNLLTVPFLGIIKAVFNRYDLFAHGFLFLNPDQLENLVAQLLILASLFLITIGLGLFARWFFFRGIMRVAEYLVKHIPLVSPIYRTCKDVIKTLFTSQTNSFKQVVLVRFPNPQTYSIGLITREDIPYLKQVGHENAVSVFIPTTPNPTSGFLVIYQQKDLIYLDMKVEDAFKYIISCGVIAPPLNSTAPEKASPISENGLSPSLQLIPSQEQ; from the coding sequence ATGAAAAAATACTTTATCACAGGCTTAGTCATCCTACTGCCCGTAGCTTTGACAATCGCCATTGTCGTTTTTCTCTTTAATCTTTTAACCGTTCCTTTTTTGGGAATCATCAAGGCGGTCTTTAACCGCTATGATTTGTTTGCCCACGGTTTTCTTTTTTTAAATCCCGATCAACTAGAAAATCTGGTGGCTCAGCTTCTTATTCTAGCAAGCCTTTTCTTGATTACCATTGGCTTAGGCCTTTTCGCGCGGTGGTTCTTTTTTCGAGGCATCATGCGGGTTGCTGAATATTTGGTAAAGCATATCCCCCTTGTCAGCCCTATCTATAGAACTTGCAAAGATGTCATTAAAACCCTCTTTACTTCTCAAACCAACTCTTTTAAACAAGTTGTCCTTGTCCGCTTTCCCAATCCCCAAACTTATTCGATCGGCCTTATTACACGAGAGGATATTCCTTATTTAAAACAGGTAGGCCATGAGAATGCTGTTTCCGTCTTTATCCCTACTACCCCCAACCCCACTTCCGGTTTTCTCGTCATTTATCAGCAAAAGGATCTGATTTATTTAGATATGAAAGTGGAAGATGCCTTTAAATATATCATTTCCTGTGGTGTCATCGCTCCTCCTCTCAATAGCACGGCTCCAGAAAAGGCGTCTCCCATTTCAGAAAATGGCCTCTCTCCTTCCCTTCAATTAATTCCATCGCAAGAGCAATAA